The Cyprinus carpio isolate SPL01 chromosome B17, ASM1834038v1, whole genome shotgun sequence genome has a window encoding:
- the LOC109075019 gene encoding uncharacterized protein LOC109075019 isoform X2, with protein sequence MEYKLYLQSKSTIPSSTKRRWSNCHKDYRKEQYKAWLQDPVRQDDTSNTEDENSSSCYKTETAHHTSDDTSNSEDENSSPCYETDTESYHTTVGCYYNISVIPTNVGYPLTGLSMALTARRIHLTVKKRIGTNSAQHKTILCRENLTVKMDHKTGI encoded by the exons ATGGAGTATAAGTTGTACCTGCAAAGCAAGAGTACAATTCCAAGTAGCACTAAAAGAAGATGGAGCAATTGCCATAAAG ATTATAGGAAAGAGCAATATAAAGCATGGTTGCAAGATCCAGTTCGTCAA GATGACACATCTAACACTGAAGATGAGAACAGTTCCTCATGCTATAAGACCGAAACAGCACATCATACCTCA GATGACACATCTAACAGTGAAGATGAGAACAGTTCCCCATGCTATGAGACTGACACAGAATCATATCATACCACAGTAGGTTGCTattacaatatttcagttattcCTACTAATGTGGGCTATCCGTTGACTGGATTATCTATGGCTTTGACTGCAAGGAGGATACATCTGACAGTGAAGAAGAGGATTGGAACCAACTCAGCACAACACAAAACTATACTatg